A stretch of Monomorium pharaonis isolate MP-MQ-018 chromosome 7, ASM1337386v2, whole genome shotgun sequence DNA encodes these proteins:
- the LOC114255734 gene encoding uncharacterized protein LOC114255734 codes for MVADCEIASNYSSVSSERARMYCGGMYQRFSERPYDSLRLENVRVSMTAERKKPVLITRSRTLVNGRSQVESNAKISREMKAFGKSRYEARRKFFEDLECQKNSATDLVMLSETKATCINDRKNKSMFEQISTIYPNKEKLRVKLYDTSLIKANRKEHVENLDSDTQSSNNIAVHSVAWTNIAQPSFVERVNMKKANSRNIVSYINGTIQTEEEKGHYERAECPTVEMITSIKTSSTTCEDKSDSTVGMDNEQQRDTTNTEMTLARNCAKTFQYDNNDNEENLQLSDLSSNNYDGRSSDHYEYDDDKEALADKEMNNELKSSVELKKENVRSWIETICDSNWSNISETDKAYESYCNDITKIVESIDVNIASSKTELDALPDTDACVKYNLDSANMSLIYSLTPPAAVDQDESGNDDTSQDIAERSSEWQSDLTRSDNDEPLSDYIWIEPEATKTECVKSTRDHRSSSGSSCGELDQPVSERDSGSGSDILELPSYTFRELKDIDGEIFLNGINESANEIIADLNASVEAPSSYEAVEVAQQIITEIIESIYILLHLDSSIYDLSVLREIVCNLINNYHRECLLIESGDQAYISNVDATSDNNIDNICRIKGFLGNLSSNCDDYNKRDYEIELHKTENHESPAVIEFCTVAKKLPIVAVDNNALELNFRIIKVSTNEYTDVPPGARLRLFGENSIVVDRGLKIDKSRDSESAAVIKSEIKTWPCERCFYCEEEESIREKLNLTPISEEPDDVSHEAIDTALKDLDDESLCHLKTGDVIEENTAANPMKKHISLDDTYTISEVSSVIISDNDDVDNDFEGECVLEDIGDSSIDCMSCSYETKEFMYLEKALAAETTRD; via the coding sequence GTGAGCAGCGAACGTGCGCGAATGTACTGCGGCGGAATGTATCAGCGGTTCTCCGAGCGTCCTTACGATAGCCTTCGTTTGGAGAATGTTAGAGTCTCAATGACCGCTGAACGAAAGAAACCTGTTCTAATTACACGTTCGAGAACGCTTGTTAATGGACGAAGCCAAGTTGAATCAAACGCAAAGATCTCTCGGGAGATGAAGGCTTTCGGAAAATCGCGTTATGAAGCGAGacgaaaatttttcgaagatCTGGAATGTCAAAAGAATTCAGCGACGGACTTGGTCATGTTGTCAGAAACAAAAGCAACGTGCATAAATGATAGGAAAAACAAGTCAATGTTTGAACAAATTTCCACGATATATCCGAACAAAGAGAAACTGCGCGTGAAACTGTATGATACATCTCTCATAAAAGCGAATAGGAAAGAACATGTTGAAAATCTGGACAGCGATACGCAGTCGAGCAACAATATCGCGGTGCATTCCGTGGCATGGACGAATATCGCGCAGCCGAGTTTCGTTGAACGTGTTAACATGAAAAAGGCGAATTCGCGTAATATTGTGTCCTATATAAATGGTACTATTCAAACAGAAGAGGAAAAAGGACATTATGAAAGAGCTGAATGTCCAACGGTCGAGATGATTACTTCTATAAAAACATCTTCAACGACTTGTGAAGATAAATCGGATTCTACGGTCGGTATGGATAACGAACAACAACGGGATACAACGAATACGGAAATGACACTTGCCCGCAATTGCGCTAAAACATTTCAATATGATAACAATGATAACGAGGAAAACTTACAGTTGAGCGATTTATCTTCCAATAACTATGATGGGCGTTCCAGCGATCATTATGAATACGATGATGATAAAGAGGCGTTGGCAGATAAGGAAATGAACAACGAGTTAAAATCGTCGGTGGAGCTGAAGAAAGAAAACGTTCGATCTTGGATCGAAACCATATGCGATAGCAACTGGTCGAACATCTCGGAAACCGATAAAGCATATGAATCATATTGCAATGATATTACAAAGATTGTCGAGAGTATCGACGTGAACATTGCCTCGTCGAAGACGGAATTGGACGCGTTACCCGATACTGACGCTTGCGTCAAGTACAATCTGGACTCTGCGAATATGAGTCTCATTTACAGCTTGACTCCACCGGCGGCCGTTGATCAGGATGAGAGTGGCAATGATGATACTTCGCAGGACATAGCGGAACGCTCGTCAGAATGGCAATCCGATTTAACAAGAAGCGACAACGATGAACCATTGAGCGATTACATATGGATAGAGCCGGAGGCGACTAAAACGGAGTGCGTCAAGTCCACGCGAGATCACAGGTCGTCGAGCGGTAGTAGCTGTGGAGAATTAGATCAGCCCGTATCCGAGAGGGATTCGGGAAGTGGTTCCGACATACTCGAGTTACCGAGCTACACGTTTCGCGAACTTAAGGATATCGACGGCGAGATCTTCCTCAACGGAATCAATGAATCTGCCAACGAGATCATCGCTGATCTCAACGCGTCTGTCGAAGCGCCGTCGTCTTATGAGGCTGTGGAAGTTGCACAGCAAATTATTACCGAGATTATCGAGTCTATTTACATTCTGCTGCATTTAGATTCCTCTATTTATGACCTCAGCGTCTTGAGAGAAATTGTATGTAACTTGATCAACAATTACCATCGCGAGTGCTTACTTATAGAATCTGGCGATCAAGCGTACATTTCGAATGTTGACGCGACGAGCGACAACAATATTGACAACATTTGTCGTATTAAAGGTTTTCTGGGAAATTTGTCGTCGAACTGTGACGATTACAATAAACGAGATTACGAAATAGAATTACATAAGACAGAGAATCACGAATCCCCAGCCGTGATTGAATTCTGCACTGTGGCGAAGAAGTTGCCGATCGTTGCTGTCGACAATAACGCCTTGGAATTAAACTTTCGTATTATCAAAGTCTCGACAAATGAGTACACGGATGTACCACCAGGTGCTCGTCTTCGCCTGTTCGGCGAAAACTCGATCGTCGTTGATCGCGGTCTCAAGATTGATAAATCTAGGGATAGTGAAAGTGCAGCTGTGATAAAATCAGAGATAAAAACCTGGCCGTGCGAACGATGCTTCTACTGCGAGGAGGAGGAATCGATAAGAGAGAAACTGAATTTGACGCCTATAAGCGAAGAGCCAGACGATGTTTCGCACGAGGCCATCGACACCGCTTTAAAAGACCTTGATGACGAATCGTTGTGTCACTTGAAAACTGGCGATGTTATCGAAGAGAATACGGCAGCGAATCCTATGAAGAAACACATTTCTCTCGACGATACCTATACAATTTCCGAAGTCAGCTCCGTCATTATTTCGGATAACGACGACGTTGACAACGATTTTGAGGGAGAATGCGTTTTGGAGGACATTGGAGATTCCTCCATAGATTGCATGTCATGTTCTTACGAGACTAAAGAGTTTATGTACCTGGAAAAAGCTCTTGCTGCTGAAACAACTCGCGACTGA